The nucleotide window AAACAGTGAAACCATTAGCCGTTAAGTATTTTACCACTTCAACCATAGGCTTGTAATAAGCCTCGCCACGCTTGAGTCCCGTAAAGCCCAGCTGCGGTTCTTGCATAAACGCACGAACATACGATTCGAATTCCGAAAGCGTCATGCCCTTGTAAGCCTCGGCCACCATGCGTTCGCGCTCTGCGCTCAGCCCCGGGAAAATTTTCTTTTCGCGGCCCTCGCGAGCCGCCTTCAACTGCTTTTTCGAAGGCTTGTAAGTAGAATCGTCAAGAACGCGGTGCTCGAAAAGCATCCAGTCAAAATACGTCGGAGCTGTTTCGAGGAACAGCGTGCCATCCCAATCGAAAACAGCAATGCGGCGTTCCGCCGGAATAAAATCTGGAGAAGTTGAATCGGTCGTTGCACGCACAAACGCTTCAAGAGAATCTTTCGCGGGAGCGTGATCGTTCCAAAGCGAAAGAGATTCTTGAGGCCTCTCGGGAAGTTCGCGAGATTCCGCCGGGACTGCCGCGGACTTCTCTTCATATTTTGAGCAGTCCTCACAAGACGCCCGCTTATCGCAACAGCCAGTCAAGAACATCGCCGCCACAGAACCAACTGCAAAAATTTTTGCAATCATACTTTGCTCCCCTTATTCAGAAAAATTTTTGATGACAATTGCAATGATAAAAATTTTACATAAAAAGGGTGAGCCAATCGTATGAAAAAAGCGTGTATAAGTAATCGGAGGTTCTATAAAAACTTTTAAAGGATACAATGAATACACGCAAAAAAACACCTTAATTCCGCACAATTCTT belongs to Fibrobacter sp. UWB2 and includes:
- a CDS encoding HAD family phosphatase, yielding MIAKIFAVGSVAAMFLTGCCDKRASCEDCSKYEEKSAAVPAESRELPERPQESLSLWNDHAPAKDSLEAFVRATTDSTSPDFIPAERRIAVFDWDGTLFLETAPTYFDWMLFEHRVLDDSTYKPSKKQLKAAREGREKKIFPGLSAERERMVAEAYKGMTLSEFESYVRAFMQEPQLGFTGLKRGEAYYKPMVEVVKYLTANGFTVYVSSGTERYTMRPVVVDGLGLPPKQIIGSDVVVVSSNQKGADGLAYTFQNGDNLVLAGQSIIKNLQTNKVTTLASEIGYQPVLAFGNSGTDASLLNYAISNNKYRSMGFMLLCDDLEREYGNEAKADKMRTASEKNGWIPVSMKNDWKTIYGEGVQKAK